In Tursiops truncatus isolate mTurTru1 chromosome 10, mTurTru1.mat.Y, whole genome shotgun sequence, the sequence GTGGGGCGGCCTCAGACAAGTCACCTCACATGACAGAACTTCTGTCTGGGTGGGTTTCTGTCCCTGGCAACCACGTGATTCCTAAGCCCCTCACCAACTGGGCTGCGACTCTGACTCCAGAAGTCCTTCCTTCCTGTTGTCTCGGACCTCTGGTGTTATACTGGCCTTGCTCTTGCTGATTAAGTATTGGTggtagtggttaccaggggctgggtggggaggggatatgggagtTGTCGTTCAATGGGTAGAGAATTTTCGTTAtgcaagatgagaaagttctggagttCTGCTGACAATATGcatatagttaacactactgtGCTGCACACTTCAAGGTGGTTATGACGGCAACGTTTATGTTATATGCTTGTATgccacaataaaatttaaaaaaatgctttaacaAGTCTTCAGCGCCAGTGATTAGGGGTAAAACATGAATTTTCCAGGTTTCAGATCTCGGTATCAGAGACCGGAAGGGGATTCTGTGTTAAATTTTCCTGGGTCAGCATGTGCCCCTGATTCAAAACTACTCTTCTATTCAGCTAATTTGACAGAAATGCAAGAACGTGTCAAATACGGAAGGACAGAAGTAGGGGACTTGGCGGGGGGGAAGAGGGGTGAAAATATCAGCAATGGCCTTCACAGTGGGGACAATGGGTAAGTGCTTGGAAATACGCTGATGGATTGGGTTAACTCTTGTTTTTATGAGAAATAATCTACTTACAGAAGATAACTAAGGATTTAGAGGACAGTCATAAATACAAATGTTATTAGAATTAGATGCCCTTAACAAGAGTTTTGAATAAACCTGTCAGTTTTGGTCACAAAGTTTCCAAAATTGTCTTTGTTTGGCTTTGGATGTATTTACCTACTCCTGCTAAGACTAGCCCGaatactgtataaaaaaataaataaaataaaattcaaaacttaaaaaaaaaaaaagcactagcCAGAATAAGTGTTATCACATTGGACTTCAAAGTGCAAATATGTTATCAGCCtcttttaaaagcacaaatattATCTTTAGCTTAGGTTTCTAAGGGTAGAAACTGAACCGAAGACCAATCTCATGAAGTTAAGATAATCTTGTGTAATCTGTCCTTCAGTTGAATAGGCGTATAGAAGCACTTGTAAAATGCtgtttccgggcttccctggtggcgcagtggttgagagtccacctgcctatgcagtggacacgggttcgtgccccggtccgggaagatcccacatgccgcggagcggctgggcccgtgagccgtggccgctgagcctgcgcgtccggagcctgtgctccgcaacgggagaggccacaacagtgagaggcccgcgtaccgcaaaaaaaaaaaatgctgtttccTGAAATCCTTATCgaaaggaaggaaacattttTGGAAGCGGCACATTGCCTGGATCAGCCCTGACCAGCTGCCCCTCCTGGCTGTGGTGCTCACGGCTGTTCCCTTCTCTGAATGGCATCCTgctttcctctgtaaaatgacagCAGGTGATGAGATGACCTCTAAGCTTCTTCCCAGTTCTGTCACTGGACAGTTCTCTTATGTGACCGTTTaactttcctggaaaaaaaaaaaagaattaaaaatttgatACTCAAATTACAtgagaagaattaaaattaaatgatttgaTTTTGATTTGAGTGTGCCTAGGACAttggggaaatttttatttttaggactGATATCTAATTCTGCAAATGAATAATAGAAGTGATGGCACACAACCATGGTGCATCCTACTGCCTTCATATGCTCTACAGGCTGCTCAGCTGTCCCTGCCGGAACATAGCAAAGAATCCCCAAGAGTACTCCGTGCTCCAGACCTTGCTTGCTTTGCTTCCATCTAATCTAACCTGTCTCTTGTCCCATTTTTTCAGAACCTTCGTTAAATGTCATTGTTTCCAatgaatttcttttctgtctgcgccacgcagcatgcgggatcttggttctcccgaccagggatcgaaccatccgtgtccccggcattgggagcgtggagtcataaccactagcctgctagggaagtcccccaatgACTTAATGAGATGTATAGAAGTTATTGCTATGGCGTTTTTCTGGAATAACTCACCAAAACAATTTGCTTGCTTAAGAGACATCTTAAATGTCCTTATGGAAACCGCGGCTGGCTGGTTGGGTTGGGACCTTGAGGTCTGGGAAGTTCTTCGGGGTCGCTCACATGCCACATTGAGCCCTCCTCCTGTGTCTTCAAAGACGTGTTCTTCCCTCCGAGTTGCTCCCAGTCTATTGGGAGAATAAAATGCTGTATTGGCACAaaaattctcccttccttccatgcACAAGATTTTCCACCTTGTCCAGCTATGCTGTACAGGGCCAGTGTGTGGCAGCACCACGTTTTGCCAGAGTTTGAGAAACAGTGGAGTCAGGCAAAGCAGCGTGCTCTGAATTTCCGGTTCTCTGGAGGTGCAGGTGAGCCTCTAAAAATGACCGTCTGCAACTCAGCAGTTAGCAGTTTTAGTAGTCAGTAGTTTTCTGTGTGCCAAGGTCTGAGCAAATTGCATTCCACTTATTAACCCATATTCGTCCGCCAAACAAACTTActggtattttctttatttgacagatgacaaaactgaaacagaaaagcaaagcccCTTGCCCAAGCTCATACCGCTAGGAGAGCAAAACCAAGATCCCAACCCACccaagtctctctctctttttctttttgtaataactttttttaagcgagcattatacatttttattattttttattatttttttaaattttaactttattttttatacagcaggttcttattagtcatccattttatacacatcagtgtatacatgtcaatcccaatcgcccgattcatcccaccaccatccccaccccctgccactttccccccttggtgtccatacgtttgttctctacatctgtgtctctatttctgccctgcaaaccagtctatctgtaccatttttctaggttccacatatatgcattaatatacaatatttgtttttctctttctgacgtacttcactctgtatgacagtctctagatccatccacgtctctacaaatgacccaatttcattccattttatggctaatattccattgtatatatgcaccacatcttctttatccattcgtctgttgatgggcatttaggttgcttccatgacctacctattgtaaatagtgctgcaatgaacattggggtgcaggtgtctttttgaattatggttttctctgggtatatgcctagtagtgggattgctgggtcatatggtaattctatttttagttttttgaggaacctccaaactgttctccatagtggctgtatcaacttactttcccaccaacagtgcaagagggctcccttttctccacaccctctcctgcatttgttgtttgtagatttctctCTTTAAAGCACATGCTTTGCTACTAAATAGGATGTCATTCTAGCATTCGTGAGGAAAtctagaaaatacaggaaaaagtgGTAAAGTTGTACAAAGTCCACAGTAGAAAATATACTGGTTTGCAGAGACATCAGTAGTTATAGGGGAGGGATCAAGAAATCTTTTCTGTCAAGAGCCAAAGAGTAAATATTCTAGTCTTGGGTGGCCAGATGGTTTCTGTTACAACTGGTCAGCTCTGCTGTTGCCATGGGAAAGCAGCTATGGACAATCTGTAAACCAATGGCTATGTTCCAATGGCATtgtatttatggacactgaaatgtgaatttcatgtatcatgaaatattctttttcttcaaatttcctTTCAGCCATTCAAAAATGTACAACAGTTCTTAGCTCACAGGCTGTACAGAAACATGTGGCAGGTGGATTGGCCCACACCCATGATGCCCATTGTAGTTTTGTCCACCCCTGGtatagagggaagaaaaatgactAGACTTAATTTAATGATGACCGCCTAACATCAGCGAGGTGCCAAAACTCCAGTGATCAGTAGACAGAAATCGCTCTCCATAGGCTAGTGGTGGGGCAAACAGACAAGCAAAGAGAGGGGCACCAGGTCCTAGTAGAACAGGTGGAAGGGCTCCTAACCCAGActtgggagggcagggaaggggtgCCACATGGGGGGCCTGATGGACGGGAcgaactcatcaagaaaaggggGGGAGCGCATATTCCAGGTACAATATTCTCGACCCTATTAGGGTTGAGACCTCATGCTACCATGAACTCATTATTGACCCTCAGGCAAGTCAGTGCATGTGTGGGCTTCAATCTCCTCTTGTGCAAAGTGGGTGTAAGGTCAATGCTCACCTCCTAGGTTGTCAGTGAGAAAATGGAGCCAAGAGGGCGATAGAACATCAGTGACAGTTCGTTTTCAAGATGCTCCATTTGTGACTTGAGCGAGCTGGTCTGAAAAAGCTGCAAGATTCCTTCCAATCCCACGTCTCTGAAttcttgatttttatctttagGTAAAGAGAAACCCTGCTTTCAGCAATTCTGGGAGCTGTCAACATTAATATCAGTCACTGCTGGTGGTGACCTGCCTCACAACAACAACATTTTGGGGATGTGGCCCCAAATTGAAGAAATATACCGTCCCTTGTGGTCAAACATGATGTCGGTGATGGTGAGGGTGTCCCTCTCCGGGGTAAAAGGGCTGTAAGACGGACACACGTtctacccccaccccccggggGAACACCTTGAGTCGGCAGCCGTGACAGATTTGTTAGGGTCTTAACTTGAGATTGACCTGGACCAAGGTGCCTAACACTGCTCAGCTGTTGCTCCGTTGGCCCCAGTGGCTCATGTTCTCAGATCCACTCAATCCCTTCATCGTTAGAGAAGAACTTCAGCTTGTGGTTGATCCACGGTCCCTTAAGTGAGTGGCAGTATTTCTCCTCTTGCTCAAAATAAGAAGTGGGAGTAGATTCCCCAGCAGTCGGGGGATGGACCTGAAGACTGACTTCAGCAATGATATGAAGTGACAAACACAGAAGAGATGGCAGGAAACATGAAGCTGAAGGTGTTTGAGTTCGTTGTAGGGCTTATGGCCGTTTCTCTAATTCTTTTGTTCCTCTATACCAACAATTTAGTCCTGCCAAAATACCTTCCAGCGGGGAAAATCTCAAACTCTTCAGTGCTTGCAGAAGTCTGTGACATGATCATAGCAGGAAAGAAAATCTTGTATGGAAATATACCAATGACACCACTGAGAAACATAACTTGCCAACAATACTTGACCCAGAATCACTACATAGTGAAACCTCTGTCCAAAGACGAAGCTGAGTTCCCTTTGGCATATGTCATGGTCATCCACAAAGACTTTGATACATTTGAGAGGCTTTTCAGGGCTATTTACATGCCTCAAAATGTCTACTGCGTTCATGTGGATGAGAAAGCCACCTCTGCTTTCAAGGATTCGGTAGGAAGGCTGCTGAGCTGCTTCGCAAATGCCTTTCTGGCTTCCAAGAGGGAGTCTGTGGTCTATGCAGGAATTTCCAGGCTCCAGGCTGACCTGAATTGCCTGCAAGACCTCATAGACTCAGAGGTTCCCTGGAAGTACGCCATCAACACGTGCGGGCAAGATTTCCCCCTGAAAACCAACAGGGAGATCGTTCAGTATATAAAAggatttaaagggaaaaacatCACCCCAGGGGTGCTGCCTCCAGCTCATATTATCAGAAGGACCAGATATGTGCACTTGGAGCAGAAATACCAATTGTTTTCCTTCATGCTGTGGACTTGGATAAGAAAAATGTCTCCTCCCCATAATCTCACCATTTACTTTGGCTCCGCCTATGTAGCCCTTACAAGAGAATTTGCTAATTTTGTTCTCCAAGACCAGAGGGCCATTGATTTACTTGGGTGGTCGAAGGACACCTACTCTCCTGATGAACATTTCTGGGTGACACTTAACAGGATTCCAGGTATGTGGAACTTGATTTCCATTCTACATAAAGTCTGgaagtatttgtgtgtgtgtgtgtgtgtgtgtgtgtgtgtgtgagagtgtgtgtgtgtgttttacactttgaaaatatcttaaattGCATTATATATATTCACCTATGTTTCCAGTTTTATGGACACCCTGTAGActgttttgtgtgtctgtttcaATGGAATTCATATAACCTAAGTTACAGTTCTTACATATCAGTTCTAAGGCTCTGTCTTTGTGACTCTGAAGGACAGGCCTTTGGGGGTGAGATTCAAGGTAAACAGAACTTTGCACTTCCACATTCCGGCTTTTGctattctgcttttatttttttttaatgttattttttcatatttatttaattatttatttggttgcctcAGGTCTTAGCTGccgcaggcaggctccttagttgcggctccaggtctccttagttgcggcatgcgaactcttagttgcggcatgcgaactcttagttgcggcatgcatgtgggatctagtttcctgaccagggattgaacccgggccccctgcattgggagcgtggagtcttatcaactgcgccaccagggaagtcccctcttatTCTGCTTTTAAACAACAGAGGTAACTCCATTAACTGCCTCTACCTTAAAGAGAAGGAGAGGATTCGCATTAGTATGCTTCCAGGCAACTTTATCCTCCTGGGAATGGAGAGAGTGGTAGGAAGGGGCTGATTTGCTGGAAAACTACTGGAGGGAGGAGGTTGGAAGGAGATGGTTTTCTGGAAACATTACCtcatctttttaattgaagtatagttgatttacaacattgtgttagtttctggtgtatggcaaagtgattcaattatatatattctttttcagattcttttccatagttccatagtttattacaagatgttaaatatagttccctgtgctatgcagtaggagcttgttgtttatctatctgtagtagtttgtatctgttaatctcagactcctaatttatctgtcccctccctttccccttggtaaccgtaagtttttatgtctctgagtctatttctgttttgtaaataacctcacttgtatcacattttagattccacatacgtgacatcatatgatattcgtctttctctgtatgacttacttcacttagtatgataatctctagatccatcctttttgctgcaagtggcattatttcattcttttctatggctgagtagtattccattgtatatatgtaatcacatgttctttacccatttatcattttttaaaataaatttatttatttatttattatttatttttggctgcaccaggtcttcattgctgctagcggcttcctctagttgtggtgagcaggggctactctttgttgtggtgtgtgggcttctcattgtggtggcttctgttgctgcAGGactcgggctctaggcatgtgggcctcagtagttgtgactcacgggctctagagcacaggctcagtagttgtggtgcacaggcttagttgctccgcggcatgtgacatcttcccggatcagggctcgaacccatgtcccctgcactggcaggcagattcccaaccactgcgccaccagggaagccctccatttatgtgttgatggacatttaggttgcttccatgtcttggctattgtaaatagtgcttctatgaacactggggtgcatgtatcttttcaaatcagagtttttgtcttttctggatatatgcccaggagtgggattgtaggatcatatggtaactctatttttagttttttaagaaacctccataatgttttccacaatGACTGTACcgatttacgttcccaccaacagtgtaggagggatcccttttctccacaccctctctaacatttattatttgtagactttttttaatgatgaccattctgactggtgagaggtgatacctcattgtagttttgatttgcattctctaataattagaaatgttgagcatctttccatgtgcctactggccatctgtatatcttctctggagaaatgcctatttaggtcttctgtccatttcttgattgggttgtttgtttttttgttactgagttgtatgagctgtttgtatattttggaacttaagcccttgggacttccctggtggtccagtggttaagactccacgctcccagtgcaggggacctgggttcgatccctggtcagggaactagatgccgcatactgcaactaaagatctagtgcagccaaataaataaattaattttttaaaaaaaaggaaattaagcccttgttggtcacatcatttgcaaatattttctcccagttcgtaggttgtctttctgttttgtttatggtttcctttgctgtataaaagcttataaatttgattaAGAAATATTACCTCTATTTAATCCCCAATAGCATTTTAAGATCTAGTAGCCGTGTACTCATGTGGGCTACacttatgttttttgttttttgttttttgtttttgctgtacgcgggcctctcactgctgtggcctctcccgttgcggagcacgggctccggacgcgcagtctcagcggccatggctcacgggcccagccgctccgcggcacgtgggatcctcccagaccggggcacaaacccgcgtcccctgcattggcaggcggactctcaaccactgcgccaccagggaagccctacacttatgttttatatttccagaatctagcacagtgcctgcataaactaaatacacaaaaaatgtttgtgaatgaatgaatcatttgaTTGGGGTACATGAGATTTCTGTTTCTAAAGGTTTTTCAAAGCAGAGCACTTATTAGTATGTTGTTTCATTATGTGATATACTTACCGGTGATCATGAATTTTCATGTCTTGTTAAGTCATTAGTATCCATGTATATCTTAGTTACaacttttaatttcttattaaagGACAATGTTTCTAATTAATGGTTTGCACTATTTTCCTCAGTTCCCTTCAGTCAAAGGGAAAATGTTTCCAGAATTTAATAAAGTACTTGGCACCCTCTGgcatttaaaatgtgctttattTGATTAGTCACTCCACACAACATTCCTGTGAGGAATGAACTTCATTCGATAATATGCAAAACTGATAATGAAGCCCTGGACCAGTTAGAAAAGTgatgaggggggcttccctggtggtccagtggttaagactctgtgcttccactgcagggggcgcaggttggatccctggtcggggaactaagatcccacgtgcctcgagccatggccaaaaaaaaaagaaaaattttgagaaGTGATGAGGTCATTCTGCAAGTAGTTTCTATGAAAATCCATCTTCCAGAATTAAAGACTGAtctacatgggcttccctggtggcacagtggttgggagtccgcctgccgatgcaggggacacgggtttgtgccccggtctgggaggatcccacatgccgtggagcagctgggcccgtgagccatggccgctgagcctgtgcgtccggggcctgtgctccgcagcgggagaggccacaacagtgagaggcctgcgtaccgcaaaacaaaaaacaaaaaacaaaaaaacaaagactgaTCTACTAAGTAAATTCAGGTTTTGCCAAACACAAAgctatttttctgtcttccataCTTTTTCAGTCTGGGCTGTTGATGGTCATCTGTTGTAAAGAAGGTCTTTCCCCATCCAGCTGGCCAAATAGAGAGTAGGCATCAGGTTCCTCGTAGACTGTGAGCTTTGAGAAGAAATGGGGATACTGCGATCCAGCACCCGGGGACCCAAAAGAGCAGGGGATCCGTTTCTTTGCACTCTGTTCTGATTGAACAGCATATTGCAATCGGAAGGAGGGGGCTAGTGTCTTGCAGCACGTAATTCTCAGTGATCAGAAGCTCAAGGTCTCCCCAGGCTGGGAACACTCGCTGTAGCAGTGACCGTGAGTTCCTGTAACTTCAAACTCAAATCAAGGACTCTGTGGGGAGCAgagtggaggaaggaaagagcagaAGTCTAGACAGGTGAAGAGCCCAGTTGGCTCTGGGATTGGATCCTTGTTTTACCTTCTCCTTGTGACACCCAACCTCTCAAATCCAGCCAAAACTCAAACCTGAGGCCTTTCTGAGCAGAGACATGTTAGACTGTGAAAACCTCTGAGGTTCTTGGGCTCAGCTGCCTCCTGTTAGCCTTTGGCTTTGAAAGCCGAGGGTTGTCAGGTACCCTTTCAAGGGCAAGTGCAGCTGGAAGGGGCTTTGGGGGCACAGACTGTACTTAACGCTGAGGTGCTCTTCATCTGTCAGCTCTTTGCCTCAGCTTTGTGTGCCCCAATGATATCTAATTGACTGTTTTTTCTTGCACCTTCCTACCAGTCTATTTGCGGTgattttatgttaaataattGCTACCCTCCTCATTTCCTCTCTTCACTCTTTTCTTCCCTGTGGCTTTCCCTCAAGGTATGAAATTAGCTCTGATGTCTCTGGCCAGCCCCCAGCTGGGTGCTTTCTGTGTGTTACTTCTGGAATCCTCCAGCTGCACCAGGAGGTCGTTGTTGGAAAAAACTCAGGCTCAGAGGTATAGGTGACGTGGTCGGCAGGAAGCCACCACTGGGGACCCCGAGGAAGAACAGGGGTTGTTTTCTCAAATTCACCCCAGAGGAAGCTGTGAGGTGTGAGATCAAATCACTGGTTCAAGGGCTCCCGGCTGTCAAGAGTGGCTTTGGCCCAACTGGAGACCTTCTGACACACAATCCAGGCTCTCTCTCACCACCCTCCTGGGCTATTTTAAGTCCTGTTGCTTCCAGCTATTTCCTGtggctaaaaacaaaaacaaacaaacaaacaaaagcagtgATGATGAGAAAACAGTGTACAGAATTTAACAtagtaaatacataaacaaacagagaaagaagatggagggaggagagagcctgggcagagagaaagagctGCAGCAGTCCAAAAAGACAAAATGTCACGTGCGCTTAAAACCAGTTTAACCCAAGCTGCTCTTTCTCTGTGACCTCTGTGGACGCTGAGAAAGTTTCCATTTGGTTTCCCTGGTTTCTTACTTGGGCACAGAGGTGATGTCATGATGAAACGAATACTTGAAAAGTGGTTTGGGTACCACGTGGCCCCAGGAATAAGACAAGCATGAGGCACAGTGCATCCACATCTGTAGAAATGGAGCCCTTTTCTTCTGCTCCCTTTCTACAGTCAGTTGTTGAGATTAAACTCTAAGCGCAATTTTcttaatggaataaaaattagtttatgtCCTGGAGTGAGAATTTATAAGAGTGTACGTTACATAGAAATAAGCAAGTGTAGGTTGAATTCTGGGACATCAGTGAACACCTCACCACTTACAGAGCGGCCAAGCCACAAGTCTGTGTTGGTTGCCAACTTCTTCAGAATTCTATCCTACCCAATCACTGCCTCCAACTTAGAATTTGGGGTATTAATTTTGATGTAATGTTCAGGCTGGGATAAAggagaatgtctttttttttttttttggtcgctcATTACCATCCCCTTCTACTATCTTGCACAAATGGCAAGAGCGTTGTACCCAGAATTTAGAAGAATGATGAGTGGTATATTGCAAAAGGTCCTCAGGAAAGTCAGGAGGGTCCGGAGAACCAGCGTTTCCCACATGACCACCGGGAGAGTAGACATCAGATAGCACCGGGGTGATGCACAAAAAAAGATTGATTCCTGTAAAAAATGGCTAGTATTGCCCAAATCAAAAGACCCTTGAAGCATTTCAGGTGAGATGCAATTAAGGACTCCACTGCAGCAAAGTGCCAACTTGCAAACGTTCTTTACCCTGTAACTTTAAACTCAGGGAGCTGTAAATTCAGAGCAGAACAGGCAAATTATTAGAGATGCTTTTATGCGTGAAATCTCTGGAGGGATGGAATTGTGTCAAGAATGAGGAGATAGCCGAAATCAACAAAGGAAGAGTTGATGTAATCATCTGAATACATTAGGAgaaaaagttgtaaaaattaTTCAACTAGTTTAGAAAGCATAATTAGGCATTGAtgccaccatttatttattttataatttatttttttaagtatttatttatttgtttgcaccaggtcttagttgcagcaggcgggctccttagttgcagcatgcgaactcttagttgtggcatgcatatgggatctggTTCcgtgaccggggattgaacccggagccccttgcattgggagtgtggagtcttaaacactgcaccaccagggaagtcccgaggccTCCATTTATTCATCCCTATAGTCGATTTCATTTGATGTGGGCAGTGGCTGCCTAGAgagatattacaaataaaacaaaaattaacaaaattttagtCATCATTTTTGAAAAGATTGCTCTCGTATGACTACTGTATTGAAGAAATGATTTGTTCCAAAGAATTCTAGGTAGACACATGAAAGATAGTTAAGTAAATAGATATTTGAGTTGTTTGAATTCATTTTGGGTCCTACAGACCAGTCTGTATTCACTTGAATCATATTGTATGTAGAATCTGATTCCTAAAACAAGTAAAGTCTGACCCCTTGGTtctggaaaacttccctaagtcCTTTCTTATCATCAT encodes:
- the GCNT2 gene encoding N-acetyllactosaminide beta-1,6-N-acetylglucosaminyl-transferase isoform X12, which gives rise to MAGNMKLKVFEFVVGLMAVSLILLFLYTNNLVLPKYLPAGKISNSSVLAEVCDMIIAGKKILYGNIPMTPLRNITCQQYLTQNHYIVKPLSKDEAEFPLAYVMVIHKDFDTFERLFRAIYMPQNVYCVHVDEKATSAFKDSVGRLLSCFANAFLASKRESVVYAGISRLQADLNCLQDLIDSEVPWKYAINTCGQDFPLKTNREIVQYIKGFKGKNITPGVLPPAHIIRRTRYVHLEQKYQLFSFMLWTWIRKMSPPHNLTIYFGSAYVALTREFANFVLQDQRAIDLLGWSKDTYSPDEHFWVTLNRIPGVPGSMPNASWAGNLRAVKWFDMEDKHGGCHVPPPGIEPMPPALEAWSLNRWTSRTCRSLK
- the GCNT2 gene encoding N-acetyllactosaminide beta-1,6-N-acetylglucosaminyl-transferase isoform X5, with translation MAGNMKLKVFEFVVGLMAVSLILLFLYTNNLVLPKYLPAGKISNSSVLAEVCDMIIAGKKILYGNIPMTPLRNITCQQYLTQNHYIVKPLSKDEAEFPLAYVMVIHKDFDTFERLFRAIYMPQNVYCVHVDEKATSAFKDSVGRLLSCFANAFLASKRESVVYAGISRLQADLNCLQDLIDSEVPWKYAINTCGQDFPLKTNREIVQYIKGFKGKNITPGVLPPAHIIRRTRYVHLEQKYQLFSFMLWTWIRKMSPPHNLTIYFGSAYVALTREFANFVLQDQRAIDLLGWSKDTYSPDEHFWVTLNRIPGVPGSMPNASWAGNLRAVKWFDMEDKHGGCHGHYVHGICIYGNGDLKWLINSSSLFANKFELTTYPLTVECLELRLRERTLNQSEIAIQPSWYF
- the GCNT2 gene encoding N-acetyllactosaminide beta-1,6-N-acetylglucosaminyl-transferase isoform X13 codes for the protein MAGNMKLKVFEFVVGLMAVSLILLFLYTNNLVLPKYLPAGKISNSSVLAEVCDMIIAGKKILYGNIPMTPLRNITCQQYLTQNHYIVKPLSKDEAEFPLAYVMVIHKDFDTFERLFRAIYMPQNVYCVHVDEKATSAFKDSVGRLLSCFANAFLASKRESVVYAGISRLQADLNCLQDLIDSEVPWKYAINTCGQDFPLKTNREIVQYIKGFKGKNITPGVLPPAHIIRRTRYVHLEQKYQLFSFMLWTWIRKMSPPHNLTIYFGSAYVALTREFANFVLQDQRAIDLLGWSKDTYSPDEHFWVTLNRIPGVPGSMPNASWAGNLRAVKWFDMEDKHGGCHVPPPGIEPMPPALEAWSLNRWTSRTLGLPW
- the GCNT2 gene encoding N-acetyllactosaminide beta-1,6-N-acetylglucosaminyl-transferase isoform X17, translating into MAGNMKLKVFEFVVGLMAVSLILLFLYTNNLVLPKYLPAGKISNSSVLAEVCDMIIAGKKILYGNIPMTPLRNITCQQYLTQNHYIVKPLSKDEAEFPLAYVMVIHKDFDTFERLFRAIYMPQNVYCVHVDEKATSAFKDSVGRLLSCFANAFLASKRESVVYAGISRLQADLNCLQDLIDSEVPWKYAINTCGQDFPLKTNREIVQYIKGFKGKNITPGVLPPAHIIRRTRYVHLEQKYQLFSFMLWTWIRKMSPPHNLTIYFGSAYVALTREFANFVLQDQRAIDLLGWSKDTYSPDEHFWVTLNRIPGVPGSMPNASWAGNLRAVKWFDMEDKHGGCHGFQVAWRCLLQLWHDGR
- the GCNT2 gene encoding N-acetyllactosaminide beta-1,6-N-acetylglucosaminyl-transferase isoform X8; protein product: MAGNMKLKVFEFVVGLMAVSLILLFLYTNNLVLPKYLPAGKISNSSVLAEVCDMIIAGKKILYGNIPMTPLRNITCQQYLTQNHYIVKPLSKDEAEFPLAYVMVIHKDFDTFERLFRAIYMPQNVYCVHVDEKATSAFKDSVGRLLSCFANAFLASKRESVVYAGISRLQADLNCLQDLIDSEVPWKYAINTCGQDFPLKTNREIVQYIKGFKGKNITPGVLPPAHIIRRTRYVHLEQKYQLFSFMLWTWIRKMSPPHNLTIYFGSAYVALTREFANFVLQDQRAIDLLGWSKDTYSPDEHFWVTLNRIPGVPGSMPNASWAGNLRAVKWFDMEDKHGGCHGSYPSATLGLVPPPGIEPMPPALEAWSLNRWTSRTCRSLK
- the GCNT2 gene encoding N-acetyllactosaminide beta-1,6-N-acetylglucosaminyl-transferase isoform X1; translation: MAGNMKLKVFEFVVGLMAVSLILLFLYTNNLVLPKYLPAGKISNSSVLAEVCDMIIAGKKILYGNIPMTPLRNITCQQYLTQNHYIVKPLSKDEAEFPLAYVMVIHKDFDTFERLFRAIYMPQNVYCVHVDEKATSAFKDSVGRLLSCFANAFLASKRESVVYAGISRLQADLNCLQDLIDSEVPWKYAINTCGQDFPLKTNREIVQYIKGFKGKNITPGVLPPAHIIRRTRYVHLEQKYQLFSFMLWTWIRKMSPPHNLTIYFGSAYVALTREFANFVLQDQRAIDLLGWSKDTYSPDEHFWVTLNRIPGVPGSMPNASWAGNLRAVKWFDMEDKHGGCHGSYPSATLGLGMFLQSPLGCDCFSGFSCFDDLDNLEGCWLEVLQNAPHPLVLAGVFLMVRLNLGVWRRKTTEVKYHFHHMI
- the GCNT2 gene encoding N-acetyllactosaminide beta-1,6-N-acetylglucosaminyl-transferase isoform X19, with the translated sequence MAGNMKLKVFEFVVGLMAVSLILLFLYTNNLVLPKYLPAGKISNSSVLAEVCDMIIAGKKILYGNIPMTPLRNITCQQYLTQNHYIVKPLSKDEAEFPLAYVMVIHKDFDTFERLFRAIYMPQNVYCVHVDEKATSAFKDSVGRLLSCFANAFLASKRESVVYAGISRLQADLNCLQDLIDSEVPWKYAINTCGQDFPLKTNREIVQYIKGFKGKNITPGVLPPAHIIRRTRYVHLEQKYQLFSFMLWTWIRKMSPPHNLTIYFGSAYVALTREFANFVLQDQRAIDLLGWSKDTYSPDEHFWVTLNRIPGVPGSMPNASWAGNLRAVKWFDMEDKHGGCHGEAFI